In Solanum pennellii chromosome 3, SPENNV200, a single window of DNA contains:
- the LOC107013880 gene encoding plant cysteine oxidase 2-like has product MNIGKILLSKKSISGHNSSNKSKKRKKKKMELEKRKSSRENMVQKLYDTCKQIFANGKAGYVPPPHDIQRLKSLLDSLEPKDFKFTAPSLEFSSTNPPGTVEAPLVTYIKIHECNKFSIGIFCLPPSGVIPLHNHPGMTVFCKLLAGTMHATSYDWVQNHNHQANHDRGQHESRMSLAKVHIDDDFSAPCESSVLFPESGGNMHCFKAKTPCILLDVLGPPYSEAEGRHCTYYQHYSYDRISLSDVNKEMKEDEERSYAWLEERKDEQFVVLGGTYDGPTIKL; this is encoded by the exons ATGAATATTGGGAAGATTTTGCTAAGTAAAAAAAGTATATCAGGACATAATTCTTCTAATAAATcgaagaagaggaaaaagaagaagatggaacttgaaaaaagaaagagttcAAGGGAGAATATGGTTCAAAAGTTGTATGATACTTGCAAGCAAATATTTGCAAATGGTAAGGCTGGCTATGTCCCTCCTCCTCATGACATCCAACGACTAAAATCCTTATTAG ATAGTCTTGAACCAAAAGATTTCAAGTTTACAGCACCAAGCTTGGAATTTTCAAGTACAAATCCTCCTGGAACCGTGGAAGCTCCTCTTGTTACCTACATTAAGATCCACGAATGCAACAAATTTTcg ATTGGGATCTTCTGTTTGCCACCTTCAGGAGTAATTCCTCTTCATAATCATCCTGGCATGACTGTGTTCTGCAAGCTTCTAGCAGGAACCATGCACGCCACGTCATATGATTGGGTGCAAAATCACAACCACCAGGCTAACCAcg ATCGCGGGCAACATGAATCTAGGATGAGTCTGGCAAAAGTACATATTGACGATGACTTCTCTGCACCATGCGAATCTTCAGTCCTATTTCCAGAATCAGGAGGAAATATGCATTGCTTCAAGGCAAAAACACCATGTATCCTACTTGATGTTTTAGGACCACCATACTCTGAAGCTGAAGGCCGTCATTGCACATATTATCAACATTACTCGTATGATCGCATAAGTTTATCCG ATGTTAATAAAGAGATGAAGGAAGATGAGGAAAGATCATATGCATGGCTTGAAGAACGAAAAGATGAGCAGTTTGTTGTGTTAGGAGGAACATATGATGGTCCTACAATCAAACTTTGA
- the LOC107012640 gene encoding nuclear ribonuclease Z, with amino-acid sequence MEDKTTKDSESINSNRRGNSSQKRERGLQIEGYSLEGISIAGHETCIIVPSLNLAFDIGKCPQRAISQQFLFISHGHMDHIGGLPMYVATRSLYRMRPPTVIVPKVIKESVEKLFEAHRAMDHSELNHTLIGLDVGEEFYLRKDLKVRAFKTYHVIPSQGYIVYSIKQKLKQEYVGLPGDEIKKLKLSGVEITNTSTAPEIAFTGDTMSDFIKDPKNVDVLRAKILIMESTYVEDKTTADNAREYGHTHLSEIINFADMFQNKAILLIHFSARYQLDVIQEAISAIPPPLAGRVFALTEGF; translated from the exons ATGGAGGATAAAACAACAAAAGATTCTGAATCGATCAACTCAAATCGGAGGGGTAACAGTAGCCAGAAGAGGGAAAGGGGCTTGCAAATTGAAGGATACTCGCTAGAAGGGATATCAATAGCAGGTCATGAGACGTGCATAATAGTTCCCTCGCTTAACTTAGCCTTTGATATTGGCAAGTGTCCTCAGCGTGCCATCTCCCAGCAGTTCCTTTTCATTTCTCATGGCCACATGGACCACATAGGAGGACTGCCTATGTATGTTGCGACTCGTTCCCTTTACAGAATGAGACCTCCTACTGTTATTGTACCAAAAGTAATCAAAGAAAGTGTAGAGAAGCTTTTTGAAGCTCACCGAGCTATGGATCACTCAGAACTGAACCATACTTTGATTGGGTTGGATGTGG GGGAAGAATTCTACTTGAGGAAAGATCTTAAAGTTAGAGCATTCAAGACTTATCATGTCATTCCTAGCCAG GGTTATATAGTATATTCAATCAAGCAGAAGCTTAAGCAAGAATATGTTGGCCTTCCAGGAGATGAGATTAAGAAGTTAAAGTTATCAGGTGTGGAG ATCACGAACACTTCAACAGCACCTGAAATTGCATTTACAGGAGATACAATgtcagacttcatcaaggatcccaaaaATGTTGATGTTTTGAGGGCAAAAATCCTCATAATGGAG AGCACTTATGTGGAGGACAAAACGACAGCAGATAATGCAAGAGAATATGGACATACTCATCTGTCTGAG ATTATCAATTTCGCAGACATGTTTCAGAACAAAGCCATCCTCTTAATCCACTTTTCGGCCCGATATCAGTTGGAT GTTATTCAGGAGGCTATTTCTGCAATACCTCCACCTTTGGCAGGCAGAGTTTTTGCGCTTACAGAAGGCTTTTGA
- the LOC107013865 gene encoding probable pectate lyase P59 — translation MGLTKRNLFLFFVLVVLVVSIEAHIKEFDEVWKKRAQQAKKAARHAYNPNPKIVADHLNYQVDKAVRGSKSRRRDLQRYSGQCMATNPIDQCWRCDPNWARNRMKLTDCVLGFGRKTTGGKGGKIYVVMDNSDNELVNPKPGTLRHAVIQPEPLWIIFAENMVIKLNQELIMTSNKTIDARGRQVHIAHGGGLMLQFIHNVIISNLHIHDTKAGSGGLIRDSVSHYGYRSKSDGDGISIFGSTNVWIDHISMSNCQDGLIDAVEGSTAITISNCHFTKHNDVMLFGASDTASGDSVMQITLAFNHFGHGLTQRMPRVRWGFVHVVNNDYTHWLMYAIGGSMHPTILSQGNRFIAPPNPNAKEVTKRDYAPENVWKNWVWKSQGDLMMNGAFFVESGDPKHAFLKGPDMITSKPGSSVSSLTQFSGSLKCIEGRPC, via the exons ATGGGATTGACAAAACgtaatttgtttttattctttGTTTTGGTTGTTTTAGTTGTTAGCATTGAGGCACATATTAAGGAATTTGATGAGGTGTGGAAGAAGCGAGCCCAGCAAGCAAAGAAGGCCGCTCGACATGCCTATAATCCTAATCCTAAGATTGTTGCTGACCATCTTAACTACCAAGTTGACAA GGCTGTACGAGGCAGCAAAAGCAGAAGAAGGGACCTGCAAAGGTACAGCGGACAATGCATGGCTACTAATCCTATCGACCAGTGCTGGAGGTGTGATCCAAACTGGGCTCGTAACCGCATGAAACTAACAGATTGCGTCCTTGGCTTTGGCCGCAAGACAACGGGAGGCAAAGGTGGAAAAATCTATGTAGTGATGGACAATTCAGACAACGAGTTAGTTAATCCTAAGCCGGGCACATTGCGCCACGCTGTCATCCAGCCGGAGCCACTTTGGATTATATTTGCTGAGAACATGGTAATTAAGCTTAACCAGGAGCTTATCATGACAAGCAACAAGACGATTGATGCTCGAGGAAGGCAAGTACACATTGCTCATGGTGGTGGCCTTATGTTACAGTTTATACACAATGTGATTATTAGTAACCTTCACATTCATGATACTAAGGCTGGTAGTGGTGGGTTAATTAGAGACTCTGTCAGTCATTATGGTTATCGATCGAAAAGTGATGGTGATGGCATTTCAATCTTTGGATCAACAAATGTTTGGATCGATCACATTTCCATGTCCAATTGTCAGGATGGTCTAATTGATGCTGTTGAGGGTTCCACTGCCATTACCATTTCCAATTGCCATTTCACCAAGCATAATGAC GTCATGTTGTTTGGTGCCAGTGATACTGCCTCAGGGGACTCTGTTATGCAAATAACACTTGCATTCAATCACTTTGGGCACGGTTTGACACAGAGGATGCCGAGAGTTAGATGGGGATTTGTTCATGTTGTCAACAATGATTACACACATTGGCTTATGTATGCCATTGGAGGAAGCATGCATCCCACCATCCTTAGCCAGGGGAATCGTTTTATCGCTCCTCCAAATCCTAATGCCAAAGAG GTGACCAAAAGAGACTATGCACCCGAGAATGTGTGGAAGAATTGGGTGTGGAAATCACAGGGAGATCTTATGATGAACGGAGCATTCTTCGTAGAATCTGGAGATCCAAAACATGCATTCTTGAAAGGTCCTGATATGATCACCTCCAAGCCAGGATCATCCGTGAGCAGCCTGACGCAATTTTCAGGCTCTCTCAAATGCATTGAGGGAAGGCCTTGTTAG
- the LOC107013763 gene encoding putative F-box protein At5g55150 produces the protein MMSNWSELQYDLLVLIVQRINLIEDYLTFGTVCKSWQCAATKENFNSDLPRIPWLMLAEDEDNSCRKFFSLYNGMILNKRVPKAIGKRCLESMGWLITTGKDDSETSLLHPFSGVEIELPHPNTTKNYEDHEVGYPWTFFHKAVLSASPSHTSNYILAAIDGNMKFFSFWRPGDLRWTRIDDVNSPYKHIHRDLVYYTENFYAVDWSGRVLVYDVTGSSPTHSQIVAILPPHHKGDEFYILESMGSLFVVVRYGVKSRAPIREDSSRISLTPIYEDDNDGETYGTTSFGVFEVDLAAGRLRETKEVGDRALFLGANASISVQASHFPGVKPNHIYYTDDFVESYLSYEEGGGMDMGVYNIANCSFEPHYNGVSLSRVCPPIWVTPTLY, from the coding sequence ATGATGTCGAATTGGTCTGAGCTTCAGTATGATCTGCTTGTTCTAATAGTACAACGTATAAATTTGATTGAGGACTACCTTACTTTTGGGACTGTTTGCAAATCTTGGCAATGCGCCGCCACCAAGGAAAATTTCAACAGTGACCTGCCTAGAATTCCGTGGTTGATGTTAGCAGAGGATGAAGACAATTCCTGTAGAAAATTCTTCAGCCTCTACAATGGCATGATTTTAAACAAGAGGGTTCCGAAAGCCATAGGAAAACGATGTCTAGAGTCTATGGGATGGCTAATCACAACCGGGAAAGATGATAGTGAAACAAGTCTGCTACATCCCTTCTCGGGTGTTGAGATCGAGTTGCCCCATCCAAATACTACCAAAAATTATGAAGACCATGAGGTAGGCTATCCATGGACTTTTTTTCACAAAGCAGTTTTATCAGCTAGTCCTTCTCATACATCGAACTACATTCTCGCTGCGATTGACGGAAATATGAAATTCTTCAGTTTTTGGAGGCCAGGAGATTTGAGATGGACTAGGATTGACGACGTAAACTCTCCCTATAAACATATACATCGTGATCTGGTCTATTATACTGAAAATTTTTATGCAGTTGATTGGAGTGGCCGTGTGTTAGTCTATGATGTTACTGGTTCTAGTCCCACTCACTCTCAAATAGTAGCCATCTTACCACCCCATCACAAGGGAGACGAGTTCTATATCCTAGAATCAATGGGGTCATTATTTGTAGTTGTGCGCTACGGTGTAAAAAGTAGGGCGCCTATCAGAGAAGATAGTAGCAGGATTTCATTAACACCAATATATGAAGATGATAACGATGGTGAAACTTATGGGACAACAAGTTTTGGAGTTTTTGAGGTCGATTTAGCTGCTGGAAGATTGAGGGAAACCAAGGAAGTAGGGGACAGAGCTCTTTTTTTGGGTGCTAATGCATCTATCTCAGTACAGGCTTCACATTTTCCAGGGGTCAAGCCCAACCATATTTATTATACTGATGATTTTGTGGAATCATACCTCTCCTATGAAGAAGGGGGTGGCATGGATATGGGTGTTTATAACATAGCAAATTGCAGCTTTGAGCCTCACTACAACGGCGTTTCTCTCAGTCGTGTTTGTCCACCGATTTGGGTCACTCCAACTCTGTATTGA
- the LOC107014083 gene encoding 17.5 kDa class I heat shock protein-like, with the protein MAHYEYYKRGANSVYEDIEPSSSWIEDTQNHYLLIDLPGFKREEVKLQVDIFGNIMVNGERKVREYKSIRFQKSVKAPEKSKYEDTSVKLEDGILYVIIPKEVPENNEHDETANDSSGHEDNQQKDTEEIESSNGDVSEKKENDIQGLSQDDEFHDAKMAKKRHEVGIVIAGKEILRKNKSIVITAVLAFSFGVFISKKSKSSKMNQAS; encoded by the exons ATGGCACATTATGAGTATTACAAAAGAGGGGCTAATTCGGTATACGAAGATATCGAACCTTCTTCCAGCTGGATAGAAGATACTCAAAACCATTATCTTCTTATTGATCTCCCTG gGTTCAAAAGGGAGGAAGTAAAGCTTCAAGTCGATATATTTGGCAATATAATGGTAAATGGAGAAAGGAAGGTAAGAGAATATAAATCTATTCGCTTTCAAAAATCAGTGAAAGCACCTGAAAAGTCGAAATATGAGGATACCAGCGTGAAGCTTGAAGACGGGATTCTGTATGTGATCATCCCAAAAGAAGTACCAGAAAACAATGAACACGATGAGACAGCAAATGATAGCTCAGGCCATGAAGATAATCAACAAAAGGATACAGAGGAAATAGAAAGTTCAAATGGTGATGTTtcagagaaaaaagaaaatgacataCAAGGATTGAGTCAGGACGATGAATTCCACGATGCAAAGATGGCGAAGAAGAGGCACGAGGTAGGTATAGTGATTGCAGGAAAAGAAATTCTAAGGAAGAACAAATCAATTGTAATTACAGCAGTGCTTGCATTTTCGTTCGGGGTTTTCATTTCTAAAAAATCTAAGTCAAGTAAAATGAATCAAGCTTCGTGA
- the LOC107013765 gene encoding 22.0 kDa heat shock protein-like: MAHYGDHRRGTNLTTSVNPVYEDIEPSSGWIEDAENHYLFIDLPGFKREEVKLQVDTFDNIKVSGERKVGEYKFIRFQKSTKAPEKSKSEDTSARIEDGILFVIIPKELPENSERDEAAIASSGHEENQQEEIESSKGHDTEEKENDKQGPNGDEEFHDAKMAKKWHEVYPVAAGKEILKKNKTIVITALLAFSLGVYVSQKLQSK; encoded by the exons ATGGCACATTACGGGGATCACAGAAGAGGGACTAATTTGACAACTTCAGTCAATCCAGTATACGAAGATATTGAACCTTCATCCGGTTGGATAGAGGATGCGGAAAATCATTACCTTTTCATTGATCTTCCTG gATTCAAAAGGGAGGAGGTGAAGCTTCAAGTTGACACATTTGACAATATAAAGGTAAGTGGAGAAAGGAAGGTAGGCGAGTATAAATTTATTCGCTTTCAAAAATCAACGAAAGCACCTGAAAAATCGAAATCTGAGGATACCAGTGCAAGGATTGAAGACGGCATTCTGTTTGTGATCATCCCAAAAGAATTACCAGAAAACAGTGAACGCGACGAGGCAGCAATTGCTAGCTCTGGTCATGAAGAGAATCAACAAGAGGAAATTGAAAGTTCGAAAGGTCATGATACagaggaaaaagaaaatgataaacaGGGACCGAATGGGGACGAAGAATTTCATGATGCAAAAATGGCGAAAAAATGGCACGAGGTTTATCCAGTGGCAGCAGGAAAAGAAATTCTGAAGAAGAACAAAACGATTGTAATTACAGCATTGCTAGCATTTTCTTTGGGGGTTTACGTTTCTCAAAAATTGCAGTCCAAGTAA